The DNA segment CTCCACCTGCACGTACATGTAAGTGTGATGCTACTGTAAATAATGTAGCACATTCCATCTCTGATGCTAAAACTCCTAACTTTTTCCATGTTTCCCATTTTTCTTTAAGGATATGAGACACTGCCATTGAGTCAGGGTCATGTTGTCCATAAAAAGAATCCTTGCTTTGAACAACTCCAACATGGTAATCATAGTCAAAATCTTTGCTTGCTTTTATTAATGAATTAATTATTTCAATGTCTGCAATTGCAGGATATTCAATTGGTGCATATTCTTTACTTGTACCATCCATTCTTATTGCACCTTGTACAATGATTATGTCTCCACTTTTTATGTCTTTCCGGATTCCACCACATGTTCCAACTCTAAGTAATGTTTTAGCTCCACATTTAACTAATTCTTCAACGGCAATTGCAGTTGATGGTCCCCCAATACCTGTTGAACATACACTTACTTTTACTCCATTTAAATATCCTGTATAAGTTATATACTCTCTATTGTCTGCAATAAGTTTTGGTCTATCAAAGTATTTCGCAATCTTATCGCATCTTTTAGGATTTCCTGGAAGTAGAACGTATTCTCCAATTTCACATGGCTTTACTTTAATGTGATACATTCTTCCCTCTTCATCTCTTAAATCCATAATATCACTTTTTATTAAAATTCACTTGTAATTTCATTGTAAAATTTTGAGTTTTAGGAATTTAAATTTTTTGTTTTTTCATATAATATTTAAAAATCTAAATAATTTAGTGGAATTTACCTTTGGACTTTAATCTCTCATAATGGCCGATATCCCTATATTTAAAAACTTTTGCAGGATGTCCTCCGGCTATCGCATATTTTTCAATGTCACTTACAACTACGCTTCCGGCTTGAATAATGGCACCTTCACCAATATGAACTCCACCAAGAATAATTACGCGATTTCCAATCCAAACATTATCCTCAATTATGATTTCTTTTGATATTACTGTTGAATCATAAGGTATCGCATCACCCTCATAATTATGAAAATCTGTAATCATCATACAGTCAATACCTGAATGGAAATTTGATCCAATTGTTACATGTCCTTTTCCTTGAATTGTCATGCCATTAAAATTAACATTATCTTTAAGGGTTGTATTTGAATTAACAATACTTTTACCATTTACCTTAAGGTCCTTACCACATGATAAACAAGAGGCTTTAACATTATTAGTATATCTTTTTCTTTTAATTTCTACAATTTTATCAGTTAGTCCCATAGATATTCCTCAAAATTTTATTAATCATGTTTACTTTCTTTTTATAATTTAATTAATATTTTCATATAAACTTTAAAAATTCAATAGAAAATATTTAAATTTAATTTTATCTAAAAAGGTGAAAATACTTGTTTAAATGTTTTAATATTAAGGAGGTATTAAAC comes from the Methanobrevibacter boviskoreani JH1 genome and includes:
- a CDS encoding acyltransferase — translated: MGLTDKIVEIKRKRYTNNVKASCLSCGKDLKVNGKSIVNSNTTLKDNVNFNGMTIQGKGHVTIGSNFHSGIDCMMITDFHNYEGDAIPYDSTVISKEIIIEDNVWIGNRVIILGGVHIGEGAIIQAGSVVVSDIEKYAIAGGHPAKVFKYRDIGHYERLKSKGKFH
- the udp gene encoding uridine phosphorylase, encoding MDLRDEEGRMYHIKVKPCEIGEYVLLPGNPKRCDKIAKYFDRPKLIADNREYITYTGYLNGVKVSVCSTGIGGPSTAIAVEELVKCGAKTLLRVGTCGGIRKDIKSGDIIIVQGAIRMDGTSKEYAPIEYPAIADIEIINSLIKASKDFDYDYHVGVVQSKDSFYGQHDPDSMAVSHILKEKWETWKKLGVLASEMECATLFTVASHLHVRAGGVLLAILNQERNTEYGDDDVFLDTERSIETAIEALKILIKEDNK